The Elusimicrobiaceae bacterium genomic interval GCGGTTCGGCCGGTTCTCCGGCACCGCGGTGGCTCGCGATTTCGTAGAGGTTCCTTCGATGACGCTGGAGGAGTGGGCGTGGGAGCCTGCGGTGCTGAAAGCCATTTCCTCGCATTACAAGGATCCGGCCGCGAAACTGCCGGATTCCGAGCTCGACCGCCTCGTCGCGCATAAAAACAGCGACGCCGGCCTGACCCGCCTGCGGCAGCTGTTTTTCAGTCTGCTCGACATGAAATACCATCTCGCGGAAACAACCGACACCACCGCGCTGTATGAACAGTTGATGAAGAAAATCTCGCTTATCCCGATGACGCCGGGCACCCACCCGCAGGCCGGTTTCGGCCACCTCATGGGCGGCTACGACGCCGGCTATTACGGATACCTGTGGGCGGCGGTCATCGCGGCCGATATTTTCGGCGAATTCAAGCGCACGGGCGTGTTCTCGCCGCAAACCGGCAGGAAGTTCCGTGATCTCATACTCGCGCCCGGCCGATCGGAAGACGAAGTGGTGCAGGTGGAAAAATTCCTTGGCCGCCCCGCCAACGACACGGCTTTCATAAAAGGAATGGGGTTATAACTCCGCGCCGGCGATTGCTGCTGGCGCGCTGAAATTTCTCCGGCCGCGCCAAGGTCTGTGCGCCATGCCGCTGTTTTGCTGACCGGGCACGGTATTTGCGGGCGGATTTCAGGCTAGACGATATTCCACCCGGTCGTGCCGTCAGGCCTGTCCCTGAGAGTCACGCCTTTTTCAAGCAGCGCCTTGCGCAGTTCGTCCGCCCTGGCGAAATTTTTTTCGCGCCGGGCCGCGTTGCGCGCTTCAATAAGCTCCATGATTTCTGGCGGAGCCTGTCCGCCGTCCGCCGGCTTATGCTCCGGCGCAAGCAGATCAAGTCCCAGCACCGAATCCGCGTGCGCTGCGAACGCCAACAACTGGTCCGGCGGCAGCGTTTTATCCTTCGCCGCTTCCCACATAACCGCCACGGCTTTCGGCAGATTAAGATCGTCGGCAACAGCGGCTCCGAAGCGGACGGCATGATCAGCCGGCCAGCCCTGATTGCCCGCGCCCGCAACTCCGGCCGCCCGGCTTTTCTCCTGCGCGGCGTGAATCAGGGCGCGCAGGTTCGACAGGCTTTTTCTGGCAAAATCCAGCGCATCCCACGAAAACACCAGCTGGGTTTTATAATGCGCGCCCAGACACAGATACCGGTAATCAAGCGGGCTGTAGCCTTTCTTCGCCAGCACCGGAACCGTCAGGAATTCGCCGGACGATTTCGCCATCTTCTCCGAATCTTTCGTTACCAGAAACTCCCCGTGCACCCAATACCGCACATAAGGCTTGCCCGTGGCGGCCTCGCTCTGGGCGATTTCGTTGGTATGATGCACGGCGATATGGTCCACGCCGCCGCAATGCATATCCAGCGTTTCGCCAAGATACTGCATGGCCATGGCCGAACACTCTATATGCCAGCCGGGAAACCCGGTTCCCCACGGCGACGGCCACTCCATCTGCCGCTTTTTGCCAGCCGGGGAAAACTTCCACAGCGCGAAATCCGACGGATTGCGTTTCTCCCCGTTAAATTCCACCCGCGCGCCCGAACGCAGGCCTTCGATATGCGCTTTGCCCGCCAGCGCGCCGTAAGCCGGAAACTTCGACGTGTCAAAATACAGCCCGTCGGAAATGCGGTAGGCGAACCCTTTTTCATCCAGCGTTTTGACCAGCCGGATCATCGCCTCGATATGCTCGGTGGCCCGGCAGATTCTGGTCGGATCCACGCAGTTGAGCGCGTGAAAATCATCAAAAAACGCCTTCGTGTAAAACTCCGCTATCTCCCAGGCCGTTTTGCCCTCGCGCGCGGCGCCGCGCTCCATTTTATCCTCGCCGCTGTCGGCGTCGGACTGGAGATGCCCCACGT includes:
- the cysS gene encoding cysteine--tRNA ligase, giving the protein MRIYNTLARAKQEFKPLNKGAVSLYTCGPTVYNYAHIGNMRTYIFEDLLKRALVLEGFKVSHVMNITDVGHLQSDADSGEDKMERGAAREGKTAWEIAEFYTKAFFDDFHALNCVDPTRICRATEHIEAMIRLVKTLDEKGFAYRISDGLYFDTSKFPAYGALAGKAHIEGLRSGARVEFNGEKRNPSDFALWKFSPAGKKRQMEWPSPWGTGFPGWHIECSAMAMQYLGETLDMHCGGVDHIAVHHTNEIAQSEAATGKPYVRYWVHGEFLVTKDSEKMAKSSGEFLTVPVLAKKGYSPLDYRYLCLGAHYKTQLVFSWDALDFARKSLSNLRALIHAAQEKSRAAGVAGAGNQGWPADHAVRFGAAVADDLNLPKAVAVMWEAAKDKTLPPDQLLAFAAHADSVLGLDLLAPEHKPADGGQAPPEIMELIEARNAARREKNFARADELRKALLEKGVTLRDRPDGTTGWNIV